Proteins from a genomic interval of Lelliottia amnigena:
- the thyA gene encoding thymidylate synthase, with product MKQYLELMKKVLDEGTPKNDRTGTGTLSIFGHQMRFNLQEGFPLVTTKRCHLRSIIHELLWFLQGDTNVAYLRENNVSIWDEWADENGNLGPVYGHQWRAWPTPDGRHIDQITTVLNQLKNDPDSRRIIVSAWNVGELDKMALAPCHAFFQFYVADGKLSCQLYQRSCDVFLGLPFNIASYALLVHMMAQQCDLEVGDFVWTGGDTHLYSNHMEQTHLQLTREPRALPKLIIKRKPASIFDYRFEDFEIEGYDPHPGIKAPVAI from the coding sequence AAAAACGACCGCACCGGAACAGGTACGCTCTCTATTTTTGGCCACCAGATGCGCTTCAATCTGCAAGAAGGCTTCCCTCTGGTGACAACGAAGCGCTGCCATTTGCGTTCGATCATTCATGAGCTGCTCTGGTTCCTGCAAGGCGATACTAACGTTGCTTATCTGCGTGAAAACAACGTGTCTATCTGGGACGAATGGGCGGATGAAAACGGCAACCTGGGGCCGGTTTATGGTCACCAGTGGCGTGCATGGCCTACGCCTGATGGCCGCCATATTGATCAGATCACCACCGTGCTCAATCAGCTAAAAAACGATCCAGACTCGCGACGCATTATTGTGTCCGCCTGGAACGTCGGTGAACTGGACAAAATGGCCTTAGCGCCTTGTCACGCTTTCTTCCAGTTCTACGTTGCCGATGGCAAGCTGTCTTGTCAGCTTTACCAACGCTCCTGCGATGTATTCCTTGGCCTGCCATTCAACATTGCCAGCTACGCGTTGCTGGTACATATGATGGCGCAGCAATGTGACCTTGAAGTGGGTGATTTTGTCTGGACAGGAGGCGATACCCATCTCTACAGCAATCACATGGAACAGACGCACCTTCAGTTGACTCGTGAACCACGGGCTTTGCCTAAGCTGATTATCAAGCGTAAGCCGGCGTCTATCTTCGACTATCGCTTCGAAGATTTTGAAATTGAAGGCTACGATCCGCACCCTGGCATTAAAGCGCCAGTGGCCATCTAA